Sequence from the Mustelus asterias chromosome X, sMusAst1.hap1.1, whole genome shotgun sequence genome:
acacaaacagtgacggaattgaacctgggaccctggcgctgtgaggcagtagtgctaaccattgtgtcaccgtgacaCCCTCTGTGCTAGATCCTGTGTGGGGGCGGAATGGCTTCATAAAGATGTTGTATAAACCGAGAAAGAAGTTGCCGGTCTCCATTTGCAGCTGTTTGTTCCCAGTTACAGACCCGAGTTCACGGCCGCCATATGTCCAGTGGACAAGGTGCAGCAGGGCTGGGAGTGCGTTTGGATAGttgagtctggaggtaacaaacgaatggatgagagtttcagcagcagatgagctgagactggggtgTCGTCCAGCGATattactgaggtggaaataggcagtcttggtggttggaagctcatcttttCTATTACATACAGAGTGTCCTGTCTTTGTAAATATCTCTGAACCAAGTTAGTTCCTTTTGaagggctctccctctcccctgcctcccCCATATCCTATTTCTCCGTGGTTGTGAACAATCTGGTGCAGCCTCAGATAGTTGCCATGGAAAGGGATGCAGGCAGTGGCTAGTAAGTATAGTTGTAGTGGGGACTGATTGCAATGGCTTCAGTCCTCCCAATATTTAAATGGAAGGAAgttctgttcatccagtactaGAGGTTTGACAAGTCAGAGCGGTGTGTGACTTGGTGGTGAACTTGTTGGTGATGGTTTATACGTACACATACACTAACCTTTCTAGGTGGTGGAagttgagggtttgggagattctgtcagGGTTCCGGTCAAACTGAAGGTATATAAACCCCTCTCATTCTCAGTCTGCTTCTCcaattttctctcttcctctctctctatcttgtgACAGACACCAGGGCGCTGCATAGTTCCAGACTGGGTGACAGTTTctcttccctgaaagacattagtgaaccagtcggATTTTTACAATCTGTCGTTTGCATGGTCACTTTGTTTTCCTAGTGCCTGTCCCACAAATTATTAGATTGATTCAGcttaatttcacaacctgcctctgagcttttgtgggttctctctcactcccttttttctgtttttaatcatTTTCAAAGGATCTTAGTAGGGGtggatttgcagttgggaaactgaaaccaaacatcacatcaggaccTGTCAGAGTTGACAATTGCTCGTAACCATAATATCAGTGGATTTTGAGCATGGAAGGAAAATGCACCgtacacagtggggagaaaccattcacatgttgtgtgtgtggacgaggcttcagccaAGCATCTGGCCTGTCCAGACACAAGCGCACTAACAGTGGGAAGatactgtggaaatgtggggactatgGGAAGGAATTCTGATACCCCTCTGAGCTGAAAACACATCAGTTCAGTTAAACCGGGGAGacaccattcatctgctctgagtgtgggaaaagattcattGATTCATCCGAGCTCCTTAGACATCAGCGTGTTCACACCAAGGAGAGATCTTTTAAATGCCCGGACTGTGGGCAGCGCTATAAAAGCTCCTGGGATCTGACAtctcatcaacgtgttcacacagaTGAgaaaccgttcaggtgctctgattgtgggactgggttcaggtggtcatctcaactcactgcgcactagcgagttcacactggggagaggccattcacatgctccaagtgtgggatgaGATTCAGTGATTCAGCATCCCTCGTGACTCACCAGAAAGTTCACGAGGATTtcactgttaatcacatccaggactgaaccatgtttagTCGGACCTGTTTCTGCTGATCCAGACTGGTTGTGTGCTTTAATATTCTGCctcaaaatcaaataaatcaacttGATGCTGAACGGACACAATTGAGTCTTTTTATTATCTCGAACACATGATCGATCCTTTTGAAGGGCTCTCTCTTTCCCCTATCTccgccatcctcacctccaataaCAAGTGTGAGGaactcatggagcttctttgttacCAAGATTGAGACAATCCCATCAGCTGCCTCTGTGGCTTCCCTCCCTTCCATCAGCCCACCAGGACAAACTGTCTCTAAAGTTCCCCCCTTGTCTGAATCCTGAACTCACATCTTCGTCCAGTTTCCCTCctatctcccctcctcccctctcagttcacattgatgtggagatgccggcattacaCTGGGGTGggcaaaataagaagtctcacaacagagggtggtgggggcctggaatgcgctaccaggcaaggtggtggaggcggacacactgggaacgtttaagacttatctagatagccacatgaacggagtgggaatggagggatacaaaagaatggtctagttggaccaggaagcggcacgggcttggagggccgaagggcctgttcctgtgctgtattgttctttgttcttttacaacaccaggataaagttcaacaggtttaattAGTAGCACGAGCGTTCGGAGcgctgagggagcagcgctccgaaagctcgtgctactaaataaacctgttggactttaacctggtgttgtgagacttcttactcagttcaCATTGTCCATGAGACACACTACCTGCTCCATTGACACTATTTCCATTTAACTGCTGATCACACAACTTCCCCATGTTCACTGATATTAACCATCGTCTCTCCTGAATTACTGTCCCTCTCGCACTCAAATCTGCATTCATCATCCCATCCTCAAAAACAAAACTTTTACCCCCTCATCCTTGCAAACTACTGCCCTATCTCCACCCTCAGTCTTATGCCCACACTCAAGATGCAGTCCCCTCCCAAATACTGACATTctcagtgtgaacaggatgggaagGATGTGTTTGGAGACAGGATGTCCCAGTTCTCCACCTTGGGattctgggttcatgtcacactatttgtaacccccacgacttacctgggcttgcaaaatctcactaactgtcctggctggagacaatccacatctctttaacctgtgcttaaccctctctccactcacattgtaccttttagacttgattacctgtaaagacttgcattccaaccattatcttgtaaattgagtttgtgtctatgtatgccctgtttgtgaacacaactcctcactcacctgaagaaggagcgacactccgaaagcttgtgctaccaaataaacctgttggactttaacctggtgttgtgagacttcttactgtgcttaccccagtccaacgctggcatcttcacatcattctTAGTGTGAACAGGGTGGGATGTGTTTGGAGACAGGATGTCCCAGTTCTCCAACTTTAGAGGAACAGGGAGAGGACCAGCTGGGCTGAATGACGCTGCTTACTGACAGCACTGCAGTGCCGAGTAACCATCCTTCCTGCTCAGTTTATATTTcataataaagttttaaagttgcgAAGATTAATAAGACAAGATGTTAATGAGAATTTTCCAATAGCTTCCATCTTCTGTTCCTCTGCAACTTATAAACCTTCACCATTTAGTCcatatttaaacatttttaacTGATGGAATGCTTCATCTCATATTTTTCTATGTTAAATTTTATCTGATATTTTCTTGTCCCAATTATTCTCTAATTTTTTTCCAGTTTGGATAACTTTTAAACACAAAGTTTGCAGGCGGGATTGAAGCGGGGACTGTCTCGTGTAAAGTTGCGATGATAATgagtgtgaatctcccagccccgGACACAGGGGAACTGACATCCAGCTGCCGGTAgtagtggtggaagcggattcgattgagtcttttaagagacttttggataggttcatggaggttagtaagatagagggttttaAGGtcaggaaattgttcggcgcaacttgtgggccgaagggcctgtttgtgctgtagctattctatattctatgttctatctcttgcTCTAATttccaaacagaaaatgctgccaatAATCAGCAAGTCAGCCTGAGTCTGTGGCTGCTCTCACCATCTGAAACCATCACAATGTCCGGCTGATTGACAGCacctccggaccaataggaagagggggcgggactggaggaccgaacgagagcggctggtcctccaactaatcggggtgaatgaggggcggggctgggagtggagcatgcgcaatgTGGGTAATGGCGATGGGGAGCGAGTGATATGATGTCCAATCGGTAAGTGAATGTAATGGCGGCTCGGAAGGGGCGATGTATCCGGCGGGTGGAGGAAGAGGCTTCGTAAATATGTTGTGTAAACCGCAAACCCGGAAAAATATCTTCCCGATTCCCCGTTTGCAACGCACGGAGCTCAGTTTTTTCCCTACACCAAGCTCACGGCAGCCATTTTCCCCGCGGGCAATGTGTGGTTGTGCGCCTGCGTCATCTTTCTGTTTTGGAAACTCCGTGGGCCAAAGTTTAGCAGACTTTAACGTGGGTATGTATGAGTAATCGATTTGAGAAATAAAAAGGcagtttattatctaaatggaggaaCACTTCAAAGtttttcagtgcagagggatttgggtgtctttgtccatgaatcgcagaaagttagtatgcagctGCAGGAGGTAATAATGAAGGAAAATGGACTTTTGGTATCCATTACGAATGGAATATagtataaaagtaggaaaatactgtTGCAACTGTATCGggcattttatttattaattagtgtcatgagtagccttacattaacactgcaatgaagttactgtgaaaatccccgagttgccacactccggcacctgttcaggtacactgagggagaatttagcatagcaaatgcacctcaccagcacgtctttcggagtgtgggaggaaactgcagcaggcccaggcagactccacacagacagtgacccaatccggaaatcaaacctgggtctctggcgctgtgaggcagcagtgctaaccactgtgccaccatgttgccgctGTGCCtcgtccccttacttgaggaaagaGGTAAGTATCTTATCTAAACCTATCATCTTCATTGGGGGAAATGAGCAAGATAGCGCATGTATGGCAGCCATGTTTGTTATGGACAATGCACTCAATTGTGTCGCTGAGATTGTGAGCAGACTGGCTTCATGTCAGAGTGTtcacagggagagggatggagctggTACCcagtgaagagagattggagtAGGGAGTGGAAATTGTGTCTTCGGTCTTCTCAGTTTCATTTGAGTTAACATCTGTGATTCTGTATGGTTGGTCAGGGAGTTTCAGATTAATGTTTTGTCATGAGTCATGACTGAAGTGAATCATCAAACATATCATTATCTTTAGTTGAAAAGATATGGAAACAATTGTCCAAAACTTTGTTTGGATTTCAGCACAGGGAGGAGGGAGCGTGCATAGGACAGAGATTTGCAACTTTGGCAGAACAAgggaggaaaaaatgttccatggAAACTTGAATTGTCTGGGCTGAATTTCTATTCCTCTACTGACAGTCATGACTTTTATTAACTCTTTTTACAGCGAATTAGAAGGGGAGGACTTGCAGACAGGAGacacaaacatcacatcaagttGTGACAGGAGTTATTCCATTCACCAGAACTTGAATATCGTCAGCCTTCGAATGTGGAagtagaaatgtttgtctgttctgtgtgtgggacaaaatttcaaacatcagtgtgactggaaaagcactgagatacacacacacctgagtgagagtgttccagcgaactgactgtggaaagagctttaaccggtTACATAGCCTGAAAAAAATCACACCATTCGCAACGGGAGTAACTCTACAcgtgctgtgtgtgtggctgaGGATTCAACTGATCATCGAACTTAAGCGACACCAGGATACtctcaccatggagaaaccgtggaaatgtgagggttgtgggaaaggattcagttgcCCATCACGGTTGGAAAAGCATCAACTCACTCACACTgaagagagaccattcatctgccccaattgtgggaagggattcattcaggcctccgacctgctgagacaccagcgaattcatactggggagaggccgttcacctgctcccagtgtgggaagggattcactcagtcatccaacttgcTGAGACACCAAAGGTTTTACTCTGGGGAGAGGACATTCAGCTGCccagaatgtgggaagggattcattaagtTATCAGACCTGCTGTCACACAAGAGACTTCACAATGGGGcaagaccgttcagctgctgcgagtgtgggaaggaattcatgcAGTTAtctaacctgctgacacatcagcgagttcacactggggagagaccgttcatctgctctgtgtgtgggaagggattcattgggTCCCCTGACCTCCagaagcaccagcgagttcacattgagCGGCTGTTCAGCTgtacttcctgtggaaagagattcaagTCTTCATCTCACCTCAgcacacaccaacgagttcacactgaggagagaccattcagctgtccTTCCTGTGGAAGGAGATTCCAGTCTTCATCCAACCTTaaagcacaccagcgagttcatattGAACAGAAGGCATTCAGCTgtacttcctgtggaaagagattcaggtTTTCGTCTAATCTCAAagcacatcagcgaattcacactggagagaggccgttcacctgctcagagtgtgggaagaaattcattgGCTTATCACATCTCactgcacaccagcgaattcacactggagagaggccattcgtctgccctgagtgtgggaaaggattcactagaTTCTCTGACCTGCtgaagcaccagcgagttcacactgaggagaggccgttcagctgtaCTTCCTGTGAAAAAAGATTCAGGTCTTCTTCCAACCTTAatgtacaccagcaagttcacactggggagagaccatttacctgctcccagtgtgggaagggattcactcggtcatccaacctgctggcacatcagcgagttcacacaggggagagaccgttcacctgctcccagtgtgggaagggattcactcaatcatccaacctgcagaggcaTCGGCGAGTTCACAAATGACTGCAGGAATTGGATTCTCCTGTTATTTCTGCTGTTAATTActtccaggactgaaccatgttcattctgacacctctggtttgtttctgctgatattGACAATCACtttaactgggctggagtttaatattcttgATCTAATCCTGATTGTTTTTGGGCGTCCCTTCGAGAATCACTTCTGATTCTTAGCTGTGGTACGAACtctacaattcagtgtctgaaagATTCCACCgattaacatctccaattagaaagtgctgattaatcTTTGCTAACAATTCTTACTGATTGCacattacacacagtgacacctccATTATCCACCAGAAAGAAGGGGAATGGGAATTGGAGGAGAATCGAGAATTCCCAAATGTTACCACCCCGACCACCTGATACAGAAATCCCCTCAGCACAGGAATGAAGACaagttcaatccaagtaacggactgTAAGAAATCACTGTCTAAAAACTTCAGAAAAGTGTGAAATATTATCGAAATATCTCACTCTCGGGCTTATGAAGGAATTTTCCATAACAGCTCGCTGGTTGACAAACACAGGACAGGCCTATtctctctgtcacggacatgtcTCTAGCACAGGCCCTGAAAGAAGACATTTCTAACTCTGATACAATTGTATCTCATGACCCACATGTAACCCAACTGTCCGTGTAAAGGTTAAAACAGGCTCTCGAGAGTAAAGAGATTTTGAAGTGATCCATACTGGCTTCAGCCCAACACTCACACTCTGGTTCACACCAGTTAACCGTTCAGAGGAGATTGCTGCCACCAGCTACAGAGACCAGCACTCACTCTCCATCATCTGTCCGTTCTCACCTGTCACGGGTCGTGTGTTTTTCCTGTCTATTTAGCTTTCACATCATATTTAAACTGTTGCTTCTCAATAAACTAATTTAAAACCACTTCTGAGCTCAACCCTTTTTCGTATAATCTGTGACTCTTGGACCTAAATCTTACAAGTGGTGTTAGGAGTGGGAACACAGTGGTTAAGGTCATAGACTTGAGAAGCAACAGTCTCAGTTAAATCTGAATGGATATGTTCCTAAGTGAAGCCAGGGGTTTACAATGGCACTGGCATATGACAGACAATGACTGATAGTTTGACAGAGAAAGCAGGCGAGCCGGGGATGAGAGATATCCTGGGGATGGGAGAAGAGGGTGACAGGGACTATGAGTCTATCCTCAATAGGATTTCTAAAGAGATTCAGAAAGGACAAATTAAGTTGAAAAATGTCCAGAATCAGTAAGAAAATATCCACACTGTGGATACAGGCGAacagagagctggagaatctttgaAGTCCATGCATGAACTTTTGTTTGAACCAGATGTGCAGATGTGTTTCCGACATGGAAATAATTTAGAATAGTGTCAGATGATCAGCAGGTGGGGAGGATGAATCTAAGTTGATAGTTATCACATTTTAGTGGAAAAGTTTTAACATTTATTCTTAGTGGCAGCTCCATGTTGCTGTTTCTGATCATTCTCGCAGCTTTAGGATGTTATCAATGGTCTATCATCAAGAGATTAGGAAAATAAGCTTGTATCTTAGAAATAGCGATGTTAGTCAGAAATCAGTTTTGAGAAATCAGTAAAGATATTCCCCTCTCATAGCGGGGAGATCTGTAAGAAATCACTGTCTGattaaaaagttggtttgcaggtgcagcaggtcattaagaacgcaaattgattttttttccttctttgctagagggatggagtttaaaaacagcgaggttatgttgcagctttattaggggtgctggtgaggccacacctggaatactgtgtacagttttggtctccttgagaaaggatatattggcactggagggggtgcagaggaggctcaataggttgattccagagttgagagtgttggcttatgaggagagactgagtagactgggactatactcattggaatttagaagaatgaggggagattttatagaaacatataagattatgaaggcaataaataggatagaagcagggaggttgcactggcgggtgaaactcgaACTCGGGAGCatacctcaaaataagggggagcagatttaggactgagttgaggaggaactttttcacccaaagggttgtgaatctgtgaaattctctgtCTCGTGAAGCAAtcgaggctaccttgttgaatgttttttaaggcaaagatagatacaggaattaagggttattgtgagcaggcggataagtggagcacagtctacaaaaagatcagccatgattttattgaatggcggagcaggctccaagggccagatgcctactcctgctcttatgttctAAATACTTCAGGAATGTATTGAATATTTTGGGAAGTGTTTTTGCTCTCTATATATAAAGAAAGTTTCCTGATTTGACAAACACAGGACAGTATGGGCCTGTTATCtgtcaaggggcggcacggtagcacagtggttagcactgctgcttcacagctccagggtcccgggttcgattcccggctcgggtcactgtctgtgtggagtttgcacattctcctcgtgtctgcgtgagtttcctccgggtgctccggtttcctcccacagtccaaagatgtgcgggttaggttgattggccaggttaaaaaaaaaaaaattgccccttagagtcctgggatgcgtaggttagagggattagcgggtaaaatatgtgggggtagggcctgggtgggattgtggtcggtgcagactcgatgggccgaatggcctccttctgcactgtagggtttctatgatgttctATGATGTCTCGAGCACAGACCCTGAAACAAGACAAACTTGATTGGGTGGGGAGTCTCATGATGTAACCTAACTACCTGAGTTTAGGTTAAACAGGATGTCCCAGCAAGTGAGAAGCCATGAACTGACTTAATGGATCTCCGATGGAAATGGACGGAATTACATTTAATACTAATAAATATGTCCTTGCTAATGGACAATTGAATCAGTGACTGACATAAAACCCACAGAAATAAGGTTTATAAATGGACCTTTGAGAGGAAAAATCAGGTGTAAGGGTAAATAATTTTTCAAATGATCCATTCATCCACATTTGCTCCTCTTCACTGGGAGCATAAGGGACAAGTTTGTAGGTGCGGCCTCATGTACAATGAATGTTGACACTTTCAAAGTGGAAACTTCCACTCGCACCCCTGAACCAACAAATGGCGCGTGTGTTGCCATGGCAGCCGAGGGCGCTCTGTGTATCTGTGAACCccgcacattaagaagtctcacaacaccaggttaaagttcaacaggtttatttggtagcaaaagccactagctttcggagcgctgctcctccgtcaggtaagtgggagttctgttcacaaacggggcatataaagacacaaactcggcatataaagacacaaactcaatttacaaaataatggttggaattattttgtaaattgagtttgtgtctttatatgccctgtttgtgaacagaactcccacttacctgacgaaggagcagcgcttcgaaagctagtggctttcgctactaaataaacctgttggactttaacctggtgttgtcagacttcttactgtgttcaccccagtccaacaccagcatctccacatcatgaacccaGCACATGTGCAGAGCGATCTGTCCAAATCAGTTCAGAAAGttccaattgaatctgcttccaccagttACTCAGACAATGTGTTCCAGATCATCAGAATTCACGGAGTTAAATTATCCTCATCTCGATCCAGGAGTTTTTACCCAATTATTTTTAAGCTGTGTTCTGAGGTTACCAACCATCCGGCCAATGGATACAGTTTCTCCATGTGTAGATTAAAACTTCTCAAAAATGtccacacctctattaaatcagcttgaaagagaacaatcccagctctcCAGTCAACAGAATTGAAACCTCCTTATTCCTAATACTATTCTGGGAAATtttcccaacaccctctccccgacCTTGATATCTTTCCTAAAGTCTGGTGCTCAGGGTTGAGGACAATATTTCGGATGAGGATTAATCGGTGACGTGGGTTAATTCGAGATGACCGGTACTGTCTTAAACTACAGGCAATACAAAACTCACgaggcagatatctctgtataaagacgtAACATTTATTGAAAGAAAAACAATCAGCTGTCTGGAGGTCACCAAAGCATTAGTAGCTCAGAGTGACAGAACCTCTCTGATGAATCAAACGTTTACAATCAAAAACAGCTCAATTATAGCTTTTCCGTATCAATCATTCCCGCCTTACGTTAGCTTAAAATTAATTACATTTAGTTTACACACAATACAGATttc
This genomic interval carries:
- the LOC144481949 gene encoding uncharacterized protein LOC144481949; protein product: MEKPWKCEGCGKGFSCPSRLEKHQLTHTEERPFICPNCGKGFIQASDLLRHQRIHTGERPFTCSQCGKGFTQSSNLLRHQRFYSGERTFSCPECGKGFIKLSDLLSHKRLHNGARPFSCCECGKEFMQLSNLLTHQRVHTGERPFICSVCGKGFIGSPDLQKHQRVHIERLFSCTSCGKRFKSSSHLSTHQRVHTEERPFSCPSCGRRFQSSSNLKAHQRVHIEQKAFSCTSCGKRFRFSSNLKAHQRIHTGERPFTCSECGKKFIGLSHLTAHQRIHTGERPFVCPECGKGFTRFSDLLKHQRVHTEERPFSCTSCEKRFRSSSNLNVHQQVHTGERPFTCSQCGKGFTRSSNLLAHQRVHTGERPFTCSQCGKGFTQSSNLQRHRRVHK